In one Sphingobacterium daejeonense genomic region, the following are encoded:
- the nuoK gene encoding NADH-quinone oxidoreductase subunit NuoK, with product MGNLIENMQGIPLNHYLIFCSIIFVIGVIGVLIRRNVIIIMMSIELMLNSVNLLLAAFSAYRGDPSGQVFVFFIMALAAAEVAVGLAIIIMVYRNTKSVDIDSLNKLRW from the coding sequence ATGGGTAATCTGATAGAAAATATGCAGGGTATTCCCCTGAATCATTATTTGATATTCTGCAGCATCATTTTCGTAATTGGTGTAATCGGAGTATTAATTCGCCGTAATGTCATCATCATCATGATGTCGATCGAGCTGATGCTGAATTCTGTGAATTTATTGCTGGCAGCGTTTTCGGCATATAGAGGTGACCCGAGCGGGCAAGTGTTTGTGTTTTTTATTATGGCACTGGCAGCAGCGGAAGTTGCAGTCGGACTCGCCATTATAATTATGGTTTATAGAAATACCAAATCAGTGGATATTGATTCCCTGAATAAGCTGAGGTGGTAA
- a CDS encoding NADH-quinone oxidoreductase subunit L: protein MLPLIPLLGFLIIGLLRKSAPKPLISIIGCGTILISFLLSCGIFKEVYDARQAGGDGIIYQEVFNWFTVGTFNFNISFLVDPLSSIMLLIITGVGFLIHLYSVGYMAHDEGYGKYFSYLNLFIFFMLLLVLGSNYLVMFIGWEGVGLCSYLLIGFWFKNSNYGKAAKKAFVMNRIGDLGFLIAMFFILANFGSLEFNTVFAGAGQLAMGDTTLLIITLLLFVAATGKSAQIPLFTWLPDAMAGPTPVSALIHAATMVTAGIYMIARSNIMFSLSPVTMQIIAIIGVATALIAAFIAITQNDIKKSPGILYRIAIRIYVPGIGSRCLYWCFLPCIDTCIL, encoded by the coding sequence ATGCTCCCATTAATTCCTTTGTTAGGATTTCTGATAATTGGTCTGCTCCGCAAGAGCGCGCCAAAACCATTGATCTCCATCATCGGATGTGGTACAATCCTGATTTCGTTTTTACTAAGCTGCGGTATTTTCAAGGAAGTATATGATGCACGCCAAGCCGGTGGAGATGGTATAATTTATCAAGAGGTATTCAATTGGTTTACCGTAGGAACATTTAACTTCAATATAAGTTTCTTGGTCGACCCATTGAGCTCAATCATGTTGTTGATCATTACCGGCGTGGGATTCTTGATCCACCTCTACTCAGTAGGGTATATGGCACATGATGAAGGATATGGCAAGTACTTTTCTTATCTCAATCTATTTATTTTCTTTATGCTCTTGTTAGTGCTAGGTTCGAATTACCTAGTGATGTTCATCGGCTGGGAAGGTGTAGGTTTATGTTCGTATTTGCTGATTGGATTTTGGTTCAAGAACAGCAACTATGGCAAGGCTGCTAAGAAAGCATTTGTCATGAACAGAATCGGTGATCTGGGATTCTTGATCGCGATGTTCTTTATATTGGCAAATTTTGGATCCTTGGAATTCAATACGGTTTTTGCCGGTGCCGGACAATTGGCAATGGGTGATACCACATTATTGATCATAACCTTATTGTTATTTGTGGCTGCAACAGGTAAGTCAGCACAGATTCCGTTGTTCACTTGGCTTCCAGATGCCATGGCAGGCCCAACACCTGTATCGGCATTGATCCACGCAGCAACGATGGTTACAGCAGGGATCTATATGATCGCTCGCTCTAATATCATGTTCTCATTGTCTCCTGTAACTATGCAAATTATTGCAATCATAGGTGTGGCAACTGCTTTAATCGCAGCATTTATTGCAATTACTCAAAACGACATCAAAAAAAGTCCTGGCATACTCTACCGTATCGCAATTAGGATATATGTTCCTGGGATTGGGAGTAGGTGCCTTTACTGGTGCTTTCTTCCATGTATTGACACATGCATTCTTTAA
- a CDS encoding proton-conducting transporter transmembrane domain-containing protein encodes MFLGLGVGAFTGAFFHVLTHAFFKALLFLGAGSVIHAMSDEQDMRSMGGLKKYLPITYATMLVGTIAIAGIPPLSGFFSKDEILAHAFVSSPVFWVLGFLGALCTAFYMFRLLYMTFFGEFRGTENQKHHLHESPVQMTIPLIVLAVLSVVGGVINLPEALHGGTWLANFLSPVFAQTNQVVEPFHLSHSTEYVLMGASALGAIIMAFIAYNKYVKKSEIPQGDGASEESGLYKLSYNKLYIDELYDTLFVRPLNSLSKFLHSVVEKAGIDGLINGIGDLFVSSGKGIRQLQSGNVGFYIFMMVIGVIAFMLYGLFTI; translated from the coding sequence ATGTTCCTGGGATTGGGAGTAGGTGCCTTTACTGGTGCTTTCTTCCATGTATTGACACATGCATTCTTTAAGGCTTTATTGTTCCTGGGTGCCGGATCGGTTATCCATGCCATGAGCGATGAACAAGATATGCGTTCGATGGGTGGTCTCAAGAAATATCTGCCAATTACTTACGCAACGATGTTAGTGGGAACCATTGCTATTGCGGGTATTCCACCATTGTCAGGGTTTTTCTCTAAGGATGAAATCTTGGCTCATGCTTTTGTTTCAAGCCCTGTATTCTGGGTATTGGGATTCTTAGGAGCGTTGTGTACAGCATTTTATATGTTTAGGTTGTTATATATGACTTTTTTCGGAGAATTTCGTGGTACCGAAAACCAAAAGCATCACCTACATGAATCTCCTGTTCAAATGACTATTCCTCTGATTGTACTGGCGGTTTTATCTGTTGTTGGAGGAGTAATCAATTTACCTGAAGCATTGCATGGTGGCACTTGGCTGGCAAACTTCCTGAGCCCTGTCTTTGCACAGACCAACCAAGTGGTGGAGCCTTTCCATCTATCGCACAGCACAGAATACGTGCTAATGGGGGCTTCTGCATTAGGAGCAATTATCATGGCCTTTATAGCTTATAATAAATACGTGAAGAAATCTGAAATCCCTCAGGGTGATGGAGCATCAGAAGAAAGCGGACTTTATAAATTGTCATATAATAAATTATATATCGATGAATTATATGATACGCTATTTGTACGCCCTTTGAACAGCCTTTCCAAATTCTTGCACTCCGTAGTTGAGAAAGCAGGAATAGATGGGCTTATCAATGGCATTGGGGATCTCTTTGTTTCTTCGGGAAAAGGAATTCGCCAATTACAGAGCGGAAATGTTGGATTTTATATTTTTATGATGGTAATTGGTGTTATTGCCTTCATGCTTTATGGATTATTTACAATCTAG
- a CDS encoding NuoI/complex I 23 kDa subunit family protein — protein sequence MQSLSNRKKVLEQKPMSFWERIYLPAIAKGLSITIKHFFKKIPTVKYPEEIRPYSKNFRGQHSLKRDEQGRERCTACGLCALSCPAEAITMTAAERKKGEENLYREEKYAVVYEINMLRCIFCGLCEEACPKEAIYLDGKHVTADYLRKDFIYGKDKLLEPKFDITKLSQNQQA from the coding sequence ATGCAGTCGTTATCAAATAGAAAAAAAGTATTAGAACAGAAACCGATGAGCTTTTGGGAGCGTATTTATTTACCTGCCATTGCCAAAGGTCTTTCGATCACTATAAAACACTTTTTCAAGAAAATTCCTACGGTGAAATATCCTGAGGAGATCAGGCCTTATTCGAAGAATTTCAGGGGTCAACATTCATTGAAGCGTGATGAACAAGGCAGAGAGCGTTGTACAGCTTGTGGCCTATGTGCTTTGTCCTGTCCGGCGGAGGCAATTACCATGACTGCCGCAGAACGTAAAAAAGGAGAAGAAAACCTGTATAGAGAAGAGAAGTACGCTGTAGTTTATGAAATCAATATGCTGCGTTGTATATTCTGTGGTCTATGTGAGGAAGCTTGTCCTAAGGAAGCGATCTATTTGGACGGCAAGCATGTTACCGCAGATTACTTGCGCAAAGATTTTATTTATGGGAAAGACAAATTGTTGGAACCAAAGTTTGATATCACGAAATTATCTCAAAATCAGCAAGCTTAA
- a CDS encoding NADH-quinone oxidoreductase subunit J family protein — MTIFYFVAFLSIFFALMTIFTKNPVHSVLYLVITFFTFTVHYILLNAQFLAVVNFIVYMGAIMVLFLFVLMLLNLNKDTEPMKSHLVKFMGAIAGMCLLATLLGAFRVLETNNEFVKASEDLGLVKNLGKVLFKDFLLPFELSSILLLTAMVGAVLLAKKETRAKQNG, encoded by the coding sequence ATGACCATATTTTATTTTGTAGCGTTTCTATCGATCTTCTTTGCGTTGATGACCATCTTCACAAAGAACCCCGTGCATAGTGTACTCTACCTCGTAATTACATTTTTCACCTTTACGGTTCATTATATCCTGCTGAATGCGCAGTTTTTGGCGGTTGTGAATTTTATCGTCTACATGGGGGCCATTATGGTTCTATTCCTGTTTGTGCTGATGCTTTTGAACCTCAACAAAGATACCGAACCGATGAAATCCCATCTTGTAAAATTCATGGGTGCGATCGCCGGGATGTGTCTATTGGCAACTTTGTTGGGTGCATTTAGAGTATTGGAGACCAATAATGAGTTTGTAAAGGCTTCTGAAGACCTTGGTCTGGTAAAGAACCTGGGAAAAGTATTGTTTAAGGATTTTCTGCTTCCATTCGAACTGTCCTCAATTCTGTTGTTGACAGCGATGGTAGGAGCAGTTTTATTGGCTAAGAAAGAAACACGAGCGAAACAAAATGGGTAA